ATATGAGGGGATAAAGCAAAGGATCCAAACCCGTTGTGTTTTTTCTCCTCGTGCCAAACAGGTTTTGCGTCAGGATGTCACCTCAAAGAAGGATGAGTTGACTAAATTAGGCAGAGACTTGGACCTGACAAGCCAGTCATGCCGCTCCTTGCAGCAGAGCTTCAATGAATACTGTCCTGACATCCGCCGCCAGGAGAACGAGGTGAAACAGCTGAAGAACCGTTACACGACTGTCAATAATCAGCTCCAGGAAAGGTGTGTGAAACATGATTCAGGCATTGTTGTAACtgtatgtgtattttgtgttttacatcccaacaaatgtgtttttatttaaagagcAGCAATTATACTACTTTTCTGGTATTAGTTTTTGATTCAGGACTCCAATAGAGCAGCCTGCCTGATTCATCGCACAATAAACTATTGGCTTGGAGCCATGACATTGCCTTGACATTTGGTCGTTTAACATGACTATACATCATTACAACAACATTTATAGGTCAGAAAAGacgaaaaagcataatatgtgcTATTTCTTTAGTGatgagaaatgttttttatattttgctttaGGGCTTGTCTCATACAGGAAGGAACCAATAAAAACCAAGATTTCCAGAATGCTGTTCAGTCATTGGATTTCTTCTTGGTCAATTTGCCCAATAATACGATCAAACCTACTGATGATCTGGCGCAGATGAAAGCCAAGCTGAACTCTCAGAAGGTGAGTGCAAGTATTTCTTTACATGAATTAACCTGTCTCCAGCTTCTATATGCAAACTAACTCAAGTCTGTGCGGTTTTGGGATtccatgtcttgttttagagAGTAGTGGAGGACATCAAGAGAAAATCAGGTGATTTGGATCGAGTCAAGTATCTTTCCCGTGATCTGCAGAGCGTCTTGAATGTGAGTTCAGAAAATATGATTATTCTCATTTACAGTTGATTAGGTATGCACTTCCAATTAATAATCCTTCAATGTTGAAATATATTTCCTTTCAGGAGTATGACAATAAGTCAAACACTTACCGTAGCACTCTGAATGATGACGATAACGATGATGACAACGGCAACGATGATGAACCAGTCCTAAAGATACGTAAAACTTCAACTATGGCTCAGGCCGTACAGAGAAAGGTACACCTATTATAGACAACCGCCTAAAGACAACCAAGAACTCATGACAGTTCTCTTCCTTTTCTGTAAAAGTTTCGCTGTAGTCTTCAATCTCTAAACTCATTTTGCCCTCTGCTTCTACTACAGGAGAAAGATCTACTGAACCTTTTCTCTCAGGTGTCTGCGGAAAATGACCTGCTACTCAGACAGTTGGAGACGGCGAGGAACATCAAGGCCAGGGTACGATATTACGGAATCAAAATAACCCACCCAACACCCAAGTAATAGCAGAATCATTCCTACTGTTTCCTGTTTCAAAATTATCATCTCCTTTATCCTTTTCTTCATATGCAGAATGAAGAGCAAGTTAGTCAGGTGGTGGTCAACCAGCAACTGCAGCAACAAAGCCAGAAGAAGGACCTGGAGGAGAGTGGTAGTCTGAAAAAGGAATTAAATGAGGAGGTAGACAGGCGCTTTAATGCTGAAAAAGACCTGGAAACATACCGTAAGAGGTTTATGTCTTTGAAGAGCAGGAGAGGAGTAGAGAGgttggaggagaaggaggtggtGCAATACTACCGTGACCCAAAAGTGGAGGCGGATATAGTGTCCCTGAAAAGTCGGATACAGGATGAAGCATTGAAGAGGTCAAGAACCCTTTCAGAGATAGAAATTATAAATGAGAAGATTATCACAGTAGAAAGACAGCTGACCAAAATCGAACCAAAACTGGTGACCAAGCTACTGTATGAATACGAGAGAGACCCGCAGCTTGACAAAGAAGCTGTCAAGATGAGAGATGAGATGCAGAGGATACGACTGGAGCTCCAAACCAGAGATACTGAGTCAGTTCATGTGAAAACTGAGCTCACGGTTCTGTCTCAGCAGAAACCAAAAATCAGGGAGACGGTTGTTAAGAAAGAGGTGGTGAGGCTTGAAAGGGATCCCGAGATGCTGAAAGCCGTTCTCACGTTCCAGAATGATATCGCCCAGGAGGAATCCCAATTCAAGTCGCTCAACGATCGAATTTTTAGCACAAGGAGCCAGATAAACACGCTGGAGAGGGTCATTCCCACCATCCAACCCAAGATAGTCACCAAGGTGGTGAAGCAAGTACGGCAAGATCCAGAAGCGGTGGAAGAGTCAAAGAAACTACAAATTTCcttggaggaggagaaagatgaGAATGTTATCTTGATGAAGGACCTGACCACCTTACAACTACGTTATGGTGAGGTGGACAATCTCAGGTCTAAAGTCGAAGTCAAGGAGATTGTCAATGAGATCTACAGAGTTGATCCTGACACAGAAGTCGAGCTGGTACGTCTGAGGAAAGAGCTGCAGGATACCAGCCGTAACAGTACAGACCTGGAGAAAGAAATCAAGACAATTATAACGACTCTGACTACTCTGCGCACTCAGAAACCCAAAGTGGAGTACAAGGAGGTGACCCAAGAGATCATCAAAGAAGAGAAAAGCCCTGAGGTCACCAGAGAATTGCAAAGGCTGAACAACCAAGTCTCCCGTCTGCAAGTCAACTATGACACCACCCTGGAGCTGCTCACCCACCTACGTAAAGAAAGAGACGAGCTGAAAGCTGAAAAATCCAAGGTGGAGACCAAGCTAGTTACTAAAGAGCTCATCAAATATGAGAACGATCCTCTTCTTGAgaaagaggcagacagacttCGGAGGAATGTAAGAGAAGAGATTCAACAACGCCGCAGTGTGGAGGAGGTTCTCTACGACCTGCAGAACCAATACATTCTCCTGGAAAGGCAGAAGCCGGAGGAAAAGATTGTCATGCAGGAAGTGGTCCGTCTTCAGAGGGACCCCACGCAGGTTCTGGAGCATGAGAAGTTGAACAAGAACCTGGACGATGAAATGAAAACCCGCAGAAAGATTGAAATGGAGGTCCGACAGCTCAGAGCCCTGATTCAAGACAAAGAGAATACCCTGGCTCAGGCGGACGATCGTCAGAGGAAAATTCAAGTAGAGTCAGAGCTCAGGCAGATCAAATCGCGCATTATTGAACTGGAAAACACTCCACCACCTGTTGAGGAGAAGATTGTCATCGAGGAGATCCTGAAAGTGGAGAGGGACCCTAAGCTGGAAAAACTTACTGATGGTATACGTGTCGACTTGGAGACTGAGGGCACCAATATTAGCCGTCTACATAGAGAAATCCGCAACCTACAGCTCAGGTTGGAGATTCTGCAAAAGGAGAAGTCAATTGAGAAGGTGGTTTACAGAGAAGTTGTTCGTGTAGAGAAAGACCCGGCAGTGGAGGCTGAAAGGGATCATCTAAGAGAGCTCGTAACGCAGGAGAGAAATCTCCGACGTGACCAGGAGGAAAAGGCTCAGAACATCCACATCAGAATGACTCACATGCAGACAACAAAGTCTGTGTCTTCTCAGGAGGGGACCACTCTCATTGCCAACAGAGATGCTCTgcaaagagagaaggaggatAATCTCCGACAGCTCAAAATGCTAGAGTCTCAAAGACAAGAAATCAGCATAACCTTCCAGCAAAAGTCCAAGCAGATGAGTGAGATGACCCAGATTGTACGACAGAGGAGTCTTAAGACATCCTCTGAAATACAAAGGCTGGAGAGAGAAATCCTCAACgaaaaagacaaaatacatGAGAGGAATACACTCATCATGGAGCTGCAGAACAACGTCAAGAAAGAGGACCATTCTGAAACTCACACCAGGGAGACAAATCTTTCCACCAAGATCACCATCCTGGATCCAGAAACCGGTAAAGACATGTCTCCCTATGATGCCTATGTGGAGGGGATAATTGATCGCAACCACTACATTAAACTGTCCGAGTTGGAATGCGACTGGGAGGAAATCACTTCAACCGGTCCAGACGGGGACACAACAATCCTGCAGGATCGCAAAAGTGGCAAACAGTTCTCTGTCAAGGATGCTCTGAAGAATGGTCGCTTGACCCAGTATGATGTGACACGCTACAAGGAAGGGAAAATGTCCATTTCTGAGTTTGCCCTCATGGTTGTAGGGGAAACCAAAAAGCCCATCGTTCCTCCAATAACAGTCCCAAGATCACCCACCAAACCCATCAAAAGCTCTCCCTTGAACTCCATGCCGCCCTCCATGAGGTCCTCATACCCCAGCCTCAACACTCACTACAGTGGCAACTTGAACAACTACAGTGCTGGCAGTTTGACCAACCTCAGTGCTGGCAACTTGAACAACTACAGTGCTGGCAGTTTGACCAACCACAGTGCTGGCAGTTTGACCAACCACAGTGCTGGCAGTTTGACCAACCACAGTGCTGGCAGTTTGAACAACCTCAGTGCTGGCAGTTTGAACAACCTCAGTGCTTCAGCAGGTGATGAGCATTTCCCCATCTCTGGTATTTTAGACACCACCACTGAGAGTCGCATGTCTGTACGAAGTGCCCTGACCCGCAAACTAATTGACGCCGACACAGCTCTGAAGCTGCTGGAGGCACAAGCAGCATCTGGGGGAATTGTCGATCTCAGCAAAAAGGACAAACTCTCTGTCCACAAGGCAGCTGAACGCGGCCTCATTGACACAAATGACATGTACAAGCTTCTGAATGCCCAGAAGGCCTTTACTGGTGTTGAGGACCCCATGACCAAAGACCGTCTCGCAGTGGGACAGGCTGCGATGAAAGGGTATATTCCCCAAGAAAATGCCAGGAGGTACATGGAGGCGCAGTACCTGACCGGTGGGTTTGTGAATCCCGCTAAAGCAGGCCGCCTCACTATCAAAGAAGCTCTCGCCAGTAATATTATTGACAGCACAACAGCTGATCAGCTGAAAGACGAGGCCTCCCACACAAAAGAGCTGGTGGACCCCATCACTAAAGAGAAGATATCGTACAAGCAGGCGATGGATCGGTGTAAGAGAGACATCAGCACGGGGCTCCTGCTGCTTCCTGCAGCCTCCACTGATGCTGCAAATGCCCCATCATACTCAAACTATCGTTTCAGCGCCTCCAACAGCAGAGTCTAGAGGTGGAGTTTAAGATGTTTTATTTGGCACAGCTACTGGTGGTAAAGGGTGTGTGATAACGCTAACTAACTAATCCACGTaaagataaaaatgaaatgtttgtaAACTTTTACTTTACATGTGGATCTGCTTTTTTCAGTACTATTTTTGGGCCTGCTGTTAAAATGAGGgtaatgtttgttttatatggtaaattttaaagttttttcagCACTCTCAAGCTAAATCCTTCATAAGTGCCTATTAAATTCCACAAGCCTCACAttcatttttctgtctttttatttaaaataccaACAATTGAATCATTacaatgtatgtgtgttaagaaATGTAAATTCAGAAACT
This window of the Sander lucioperca isolate FBNREF2018 chromosome 21, SLUC_FBN_1.2, whole genome shotgun sequence genome carries:
- the evplb gene encoding envoplakin, translating into MSNPVKISKSQATDLAVVIARMQKSADQVEKNILATEELLAVDTERDEKKQPLIHQKENTNSLMQAEELLKNLFMDVDKAKKMKHPQALEIENDVKNLHDRWVKDCAIYRELYSQGLTLDPKQKIDWGPLLDEKLKQLKADAYGPSLSDVEKQIAAHNILHQQIEAYKAQLDPSTTTSQEQYAAFKEKYAKLYEASQQRRNHLASLYEYLHSCNKELVYLSGQQERILQRDWSDRMVDPSGVRMEYEKFKNSALIAHESEINKLQLEGNRLVEMKQPGSSTVKAHRDAVQSEWQAFLNLCLAQEKHLDNIEDYKKFQLDAETLSESLERLNSSMDPTSLAKKSNPQVLMALEGDEPAIKRNEQRLAALREISRDVVPLKLRRVPPTKPTSAVSLCDWADEEDTVRRGEELKLKSNSDNMNWELQTSSGKTRTLPGACFMVPPPDAEALEKVNSLERALTDLKTRRSALMASLKNPTVEVVRPQKAAAVQSAPEDPRAAELASELDKINKALEQSEKEILSRLRAPLDNRNPTQDLTNRLQEHEKSAQTVRKLESEKSAVQREMEPILAKKPLGPSASTLPLKLNTANNKINDLNALMDLYNKKATASMFLEKQKQTVEGIVSGFEEKLAKDGVILDQPKVLPSRNQQLQVLRQDVTSKKDELTKLGRDLDLTSQSCRSLQQSFNEYCPDIRRQENEVKQLKNRYTTVNNQLQERACLIQEGTNKNQDFQNAVQSLDFFLVNLPNNTIKPTDDLAQMKAKLNSQKRVVEDIKRKSGDLDRVKYLSRDLQSVLNEYDNKSNTYRSTLNDDDNDDDNGNDDEPVLKIRKTSTMAQAVQRKEKDLLNLFSQVSAENDLLLRQLETARNIKARNEEQVSQVVVNQQLQQQSQKKDLEESGSLKKELNEEVDRRFNAEKDLETYRKRFMSLKSRRGVERLEEKEVVQYYRDPKVEADIVSLKSRIQDEALKRSRTLSEIEIINEKIITVERQLTKIEPKLVTKLLYEYERDPQLDKEAVKMRDEMQRIRLELQTRDTESVHVKTELTVLSQQKPKIRETVVKKEVVRLERDPEMLKAVLTFQNDIAQEESQFKSLNDRIFSTRSQINTLERVIPTIQPKIVTKVVKQVRQDPEAVEESKKLQISLEEEKDENVILMKDLTTLQLRYGEVDNLRSKVEVKEIVNEIYRVDPDTEVELVRLRKELQDTSRNSTDLEKEIKTIITTLTTLRTQKPKVEYKEVTQEIIKEEKSPEVTRELQRLNNQVSRLQVNYDTTLELLTHLRKERDELKAEKSKVETKLVTKELIKYENDPLLEKEADRLRRNVREEIQQRRSVEEVLYDLQNQYILLERQKPEEKIVMQEVVRLQRDPTQVLEHEKLNKNLDDEMKTRRKIEMEVRQLRALIQDKENTLAQADDRQRKIQVESELRQIKSRIIELENTPPPVEEKIVIEEILKVERDPKLEKLTDGIRVDLETEGTNISRLHREIRNLQLRLEILQKEKSIEKVVYREVVRVEKDPAVEAERDHLRELVTQERNLRRDQEEKAQNIHIRMTHMQTTKSVSSQEGTTLIANRDALQREKEDNLRQLKMLESQRQEISITFQQKSKQMSEMTQIVRQRSLKTSSEIQRLEREILNEKDKIHERNTLIMELQNNVKKEDHSETHTRETNLSTKITILDPETGKDMSPYDAYVEGIIDRNHYIKLSELECDWEEITSTGPDGDTTILQDRKSGKQFSVKDALKNGRLTQYDVTRYKEGKMSISEFALMVVGETKKPIVPPITVPRSPTKPIKSSPLNSMPPSMRSSYPSLNTHYSGNLNNYSAGSLTNLSAGNLNNYSAGSLTNHSAGSLTNHSAGSLTNHSAGSLNNLSAGSLNNLSASAGDEHFPISGILDTTTESRMSVRSALTRKLIDADTALKLLEAQAASGGIVDLSKKDKLSVHKAAERGLIDTNDMYKLLNAQKAFTGVEDPMTKDRLAVGQAAMKGYIPQENARRYMEAQYLTGGFVNPAKAGRLTIKEALASNIIDSTTADQLKDEASHTKELVDPITKEKISYKQAMDRCKRDISTGLLLLPAASTDAANAPSYSNYRFSASNSRV